Below is a genomic region from Puniceicoccaceae bacterium.
TGACGCAAATGATCGCACAGGAGCGAGGCCTTACCGTGCATACTGAAGGGTTTCACGAACACATGGAAGCACAGCGCGAACGGGCCCGTGCCTCTCAGAAAAAATCCATCATCACCGTAAAATCCGGTGATCATGAGGCGACCGTGTTTGAGGGTTATGCACCGGAGAATTGGACCCACTATCCGGCCCAACTCAAAGCCATCCTTCCCTCCGAGCAAGGTCGCTGTTATCTGGTGTTTCCGAAAACTCCTTTTTACGGAGAAAAGGGCGGACAGGTTGGCGACACGGGTTCAGTCCGTATCCACGAACAGGTTTACCCGGTGCTCAATACCACCATCGACGCCAATGGCATCTACCTTCACGAAGTCGACGGCCTGGTTGACGCTGCAGTCATCGGCAGCACGGTCGAACTCTCCATTGATGTAGAGCGACGCCGCGCGATTCAGCGTCACCACAGCGCGACGCACCTGTTGCACTGGGCACTGCGAAAGGTGGTGGGAGCGCACGTGCATCAAGCAGGTTCACTGGTGACTCCAGATCGATTGCGATTTGATTTCAGTCATTTTGAGAAGGTATCGCCTGAGCAGATTGCCGAGATCGAACAGTTGGTGATCGACAAAATCCTCGCCAACGACGCTGTTGTGGACTTTGAAACTCCCTTTGATCAAAAACCGGAGGATGTTCTTGCGTTTTTTGAAGACAAATACGGTGACACTGTCCGGGTAGTCGATATCGGGGGATACTCGAAGGAACTTTGTGCGGGCACACACACACGCACGACCGGAGAAATCGGCTTTCTCAAGGTGGTGCAGGAGTCCGCGATTGCCGCAGGCTCACGTCGCATCGAGGCCGTCGCCGGACACGCCTTTGCCCGCTACTTCGACACGCTTTCCCAGGCAACTTCGACAGCCTGCCAATCCATCAAATGCCAACCCGCAGAGCTGGGACCCCGGGTACAGGAACTGCTCGACGACCGGCGGCAACTTCAGAAACAACTCACAGAGTTGCGCATGGGCGCCGCCAGTCAGGGAGCGGATTCGCTCGCCAAACACCCACGGATCATCAATGGCACCCCTTGGGCGATTGGAAAACTGGAGGTTGCCAATGCAAATGAGCTGCGCAGCATGGGCGTGCGCATCCTCAAGGAACTGGGAACCGGAGTTGTGGTACTGGGTGCCGAGCTTGAGGATAAGGTGTCGGTCGTCTGTCTCTGTTCCCCGGAAGCGATTGCCAGTGGTCTGAACGCCGGTTCCATTCTCTCTGGCATCGCACAAAAATTGGGTGGAAAAGGCGGGGGAAAACCGGATTTTGCCATGGGAGGTGCCCGGAACGAGGGCAATCTCAAGCAGGTGCTCGACAGCCTTGGATGAACTTGCGATCCATGCATTAAATGGACTCAGCGGCCTCACTCAGGCCGAAGTCGCAACGCATGTTGTTTGCCGCTGGCATCAGTCAGTGCAAGCTCTCTGCCGACTGCACGCTCCCTCAACAATCCCAGTCCCAGTGTTTTTCCCTGCCAGGTTGCGGCACTGGTCAGGGAGCCGACTTCGCTCGAACCTCCGCGAATAACTGCGGGCAGGGTCAATGCCGATGCATCCCCCGGGTCGATTTCGAAGCAGCGCAGGCGTTTCGAAATGCGGCCCGATTTCCGAAATGTCGCCATGATCTCCTGCCCGGGAAAACAACCCTTGGCAGTATCCACTACCTGCATGGGAAAATTGCCCTCCTGGGGCAGGTTGCGGTGATTGAGATCCTGGGGAATCCAGGGAATGCGTCGGTCAATCCTCGCATACTCAAATGCCTCTCCTGCAATCGAATCGATCCGAAGGGCAGGAAGCGCAAGGGCCAGTTGCGTCCGCAGACGTTCATGAAAGCAAGGTGAAGCGATCAAGGTGAGTGACGTCGGACCCAAAATACTGCCGCCGATGGCAATGAAATCGTCACCTTCAAATGCTTCCGGACACGAAGGCCAGGGAATCTGCATCTGCTGCAGGATGTCTTTCAGAGCCTGATGTTCAGGTGCTTCAACCGACAGCACACAGGCTTCATATTCCGTTGTGAGATCAGTGATATCCACATCATCCGCGACGCGATTGCGCGCTACGGTATCGGATAGAAGCTCGGCGGGACAGGAAAAGCTCCAGAGCAGGCAGGAGTCCTCCGCCAATGCGCACACATGACTGTCGGCAAGGATGCGTCCTTTCGCATTCAACCACAACCCATACGCCCAGCTGGGCCGATCCACTTGGGGAACGGACACGCTGATCTGACTACCTACAAATGCACGCGCATCCGCACCCGACAGGTGTAAACACGATGCAAATGAACCCTGGTATCCACAAAACTGCGACATATTATGAGGTTGAACTATCCCCAATCTCCGTCAAGAAAGGACAGCTTTTATCCACAACGATGAGCCAAGTATCCGATCTAAACGTACTCAACACCGAACCGCTGCCCTCGCCGTTTGCGATTCGGGAGGAGATCCCCGTCTCGGAATCCCTCTCGGACCGTGTCTCTTCGTATCGCAGTACCATCAGCGATATCCTGTTCGGGAAAGAGGACCGCCTCATGGTCATCGTGGGTCCATGCTCCATTCACGACACAGCTGCTGGACTGGAATATGCACGCAGATTGCGGGATCTCGCCAACCGGGTCGAAGACCGCATTTTCATCGTGATGCGCTCGTACTTCGAAAAACCGAGGACCTCTGTCGGATGGAAGGGACTCATCATGGACCCGCTGCTCGACAACTCGTGCAACCTGCCTTTGGGGTTAAAATCGGCACGTCGCTTTCTGCTCGACCTGATTGACATTGGCTTGCCAACCGCCACAGAGTTGCTCGACCCCATCACTCCCCAGTTCATCGCCGATCTGATTTGCTGGTCCGCAGTCGGGGCACGCACCACGGAGTCACAAACCCATCGACAAATGGCTTCTGGCCTGTCGATGCCCCTGGGGTTCAAAAATTCCACTTCGGGAGACCTTACTGCAGCCATCAATGCCGTCAAAGCCGCATCAGCGCCGATGACGTTTATGGGAATCAACTACATCGGCCAGGCATCAGCCGTTTCCACAAAGGGAAATCCCTATTGCCATGTCATCCTCAGGGGAGGTGAGGTGGGACCCAACTACTCGGCTGAACACATACAGGAATGCGCTGAAGCACTCTCACGTCATGGATTGCCCGAGTCGGTGACCGTGGATTGCTCGCACGCCAACAGCAATAAGGACCACAACCTACAGTCCGACGTGATGCTTGATGTTCTGCAGTCCCGTCTGAAGGGTTTGGCAAGCATTCGAGCCGTCATGCTTGAGAGCAATCTTGAACCTGGCAACCAGCCCTTCCCCGCCCCCAAGGCCCAGCTGAAATATGGGGTATCCATCACCGATGCATGCATCGGTTGGAAGGAAACCGAATCCCTGCTGCTGAAAGCTCACGAGCTGTTGAGCTGAGCACCGTCGTTACACCAGGTTTGAGGGGGCAGTCGAAAGATCACTGAACCAACGAAAAATTTTTCGTTGGTTTTTGCTCATATTTTATTGGCAAAGCATTAATAAAACTTATGTTCGGAATCATGAAAGATCCAATTCGTGTTTCTGTAACAGGAGCTGCCGGCAACATCGGATACGCACTCGTATTCCGTATCGCATCTGGGGGAGTTTTTGGCCCGGACCAGCCCGTTGCACTCAACCTGATCGAGATTCCACCCGCGATGGACGCACTTAAGGGTGTTGTGATGGAACTCGACGACTGTGCATTTCCGCTGCTGACCGATGTCGTGGCTACTTCCGATCTCGATGAGGGATTCAAGGATGCCAACTGGGCATTGCTTGTGGGAAGTGTACCCCGTAAGGCAGGTATGGAGCGCGGTGATCTTCTCGGAATCAATGGGAAGATTTTCACCAGCCAGGGACAGGCTATCGCCAAAAACGCTGCCGCAGATGTGCGTGTGCTCGTCGTTGGAAATCCCTGCAACACCAACTGCCTCATCGGCATGAGCAACGCAACCGGAATTCCCAGCGACCGCTGGTTTGCGATGACGCGTCTCGACGAAAACCGCGCCAAATCCCAACTCGCTCAAAAGGCTGGTGTGCCCATCACCGCTGTGAGCAATCTGGCTATTTGGGGGAATCATTCCGCCACGCAATACCCGGACTTCTACAACGCCAAAATCAATGGCAAGCCCGCGCTTGAGGTGATCGGTGACGAAGCATGGCTCAAGGATACCTTCATTCCCAAGGTTCAAAAGCGCGGCGCGGAAATCATTCAGGCCCGTGGGGCTTCCTCTGCTGCATCGGCGGCCAATGCAGCGATCGACACAGTTCGCTCATTGATCACGGATACTCCCGACGGTGACTGGACCAGTATCTGCGTCTGCTCCGATGGTAGCTACGGTGTGCCGGCAGGCATCATTTCTTCCTTCCCTATTCGAGTGAAAAATGGAAAATGGGAGATCGTGCAAGGTGTTGAAATCAATGCCTACAGTCGCGAGAAGATTGATGCATCCGTTGAGGAATTGCTGGGTGAAAAGGAACTGACCAAGGACCTGTTGCCCAGCTAAGACCCGGCGCACAGTTTTTCCAACCCCAATAAACTACAAAAGGCTCCCGATTCAGTATCGGGAGCCTTTTTGTATCAGCAATGCTGTAGAATGGATCAATCCCAGCGGGTTTTCACAGGCACGCAGGGATTTCCCGAGCAGATTTGGTTGCTTGGCAGCGAGCGGGTCACAATGGAACCCGCCGTGACGACGCTTTCGGTTCCGATCACGACGCCGGGTC
It encodes:
- the alaS gene encoding alanine--tRNA ligase, with translation MDSASIRKSFQDYFEAQGHHIVPSAPLLPSAPNLLFTNAGMNPFVPYFLGEREAPQRRVADTQKCIRAGGKHNDLEDVGFDTYHHTFFEMLGNWSFGDYFKAEAIRWAWELLTRVWKLPKDRLYVTVYRPGDGDPAEFDQEAYDLWSALLTADGLDPKIHIRYGGKKDNFWMMGETGPCGPCSEVHIDLTEKGDTKGELVNQDSAYCMEIWNLVFIQFNATPEGNFEPLAAKHVDTGMGLERVAGIFASTNNLTHFGRVPSNYDSDLFTDLFEEASKLCGKTYAATVPTRKHNLSDQELTDIRLRAMADHLRAVCFAIGDGILPGNEGRNYVIRHILRRGILAAQKLGMRCGDFAKMVPALVRKMGPVFPELQERSELIHKVISAEEDSFYKTLEKGLQMFDRFAAESQGQLSGESVFTLYDTYGFPLEMTQMIAQERGLTVHTEGFHEHMEAQRERARASQKKSIITVKSGDHEATVFEGYAPENWTHYPAQLKAILPSEQGRCYLVFPKTPFYGEKGGQVGDTGSVRIHEQVYPVLNTTIDANGIYLHEVDGLVDAAVIGSTVELSIDVERRRAIQRHHSATHLLHWALRKVVGAHVHQAGSLVTPDRLRFDFSHFEKVSPEQIAEIEQLVIDKILANDAVVDFETPFDQKPEDVLAFFEDKYGDTVRVVDIGGYSKELCAGTHTRTTGEIGFLKVVQESAIAAGSRRIEAVAGHAFARYFDTLSQATSTACQSIKCQPAELGPRVQELLDDRRQLQKQLTELRMGAASQGADSLAKHPRIINGTPWAIGKLEVANANELRSMGVRILKELGTGVVVLGAELEDKVSVVCLCSPEAIASGLNAGSILSGIAQKLGGKGGGKPDFAMGGARNEGNLKQVLDSLG
- a CDS encoding 3-deoxy-7-phosphoheptulonate synthase; this encodes MSQVSDLNVLNTEPLPSPFAIREEIPVSESLSDRVSSYRSTISDILFGKEDRLMVIVGPCSIHDTAAGLEYARRLRDLANRVEDRIFIVMRSYFEKPRTSVGWKGLIMDPLLDNSCNLPLGLKSARRFLLDLIDIGLPTATELLDPITPQFIADLICWSAVGARTTESQTHRQMASGLSMPLGFKNSTSGDLTAAINAVKAASAPMTFMGINYIGQASAVSTKGNPYCHVILRGGEVGPNYSAEHIQECAEALSRHGLPESVTVDCSHANSNKDHNLQSDVMLDVLQSRLKGLASIRAVMLESNLEPGNQPFPAPKAQLKYGVSITDACIGWKETESLLLKAHELLS
- a CDS encoding malate dehydrogenase — translated: MKDPIRVSVTGAAGNIGYALVFRIASGGVFGPDQPVALNLIEIPPAMDALKGVVMELDDCAFPLLTDVVATSDLDEGFKDANWALLVGSVPRKAGMERGDLLGINGKIFTSQGQAIAKNAAADVRVLVVGNPCNTNCLIGMSNATGIPSDRWFAMTRLDENRAKSQLAQKAGVPITAVSNLAIWGNHSATQYPDFYNAKINGKPALEVIGDEAWLKDTFIPKVQKRGAEIIQARGASSAASAANAAIDTVRSLITDTPDGDWTSICVCSDGSYGVPAGIISSFPIRVKNGKWEIVQGVEINAYSREKIDASVEELLGEKELTKDLLPS